Proteins encoded in a region of the Bartonella taylorii genome:
- the era gene encoding GTPase Era: MNDLAKTRSGFVVLIGMPNAGKSTLVNQLVGTKVSIVTHKVQTTRTLIRGIVVHDNAQIVLIDTPGVFRPHKRLERAMVSAAWGGAKSADILLVLIDVQGGLSDEVCTMLDIVKNLKQDKILVLNKIDTVVKSSLLALTIQINERVKFVQTFMISALNGSGCKDLLHALSAMMQEGPWYYPEDQISDMPMRHLAAEITREKLFLRLHDELPYTSTVETESWEEYSDGSVKINQVIYVERESQKKIVLGAKGDTIKAIGQAARKELMEIMDQKVHLFLFVKVCDNWDTDPERYREMRLDF, from the coding sequence ATGAATGACCTTGCAAAAACGCGTTCTGGTTTTGTTGTGCTTATTGGAATGCCTAATGCCGGTAAGTCGACATTGGTTAATCAGTTAGTTGGAACGAAGGTTTCAATTGTAACGCATAAGGTCCAAACGACGCGAACTTTGATTCGTGGTATTGTTGTTCATGATAATGCACAAATTGTGTTGATTGACACTCCAGGTGTTTTTCGTCCCCACAAGCGCTTAGAACGTGCTATGGTGTCTGCCGCTTGGGGAGGCGCTAAGAGTGCTGATATCCTTTTAGTTTTGATTGATGTTCAAGGTGGTCTTTCGGATGAAGTTTGTACAATGTTAGATATTGTAAAAAATCTTAAACAAGATAAGATTCTTGTTCTTAATAAGATTGATACAGTTGTTAAATCATCCCTTTTAGCGTTAACCATTCAAATTAATGAGCGCGTGAAATTTGTGCAAACATTTATGATTTCGGCTTTAAACGGGTCTGGTTGCAAGGATTTGCTTCATGCATTGAGTGCAATGATGCAGGAGGGACCTTGGTATTATCCGGAAGACCAAATTTCAGATATGCCCATGCGTCATCTTGCTGCTGAAATCACGCGTGAAAAGCTTTTTCTCCGTCTCCATGATGAACTTCCTTATACTTCAACAGTCGAAACAGAAAGCTGGGAAGAGTATTCAGATGGTTCAGTTAAAATTAATCAAGTTATTTATGTAGAGCGTGAGAGTCAGAAAAAAATTGTTTTAGGAGCAAAAGGCGATACAATTAAAGCGATTGGACAGGCAGCACGCAAAGAATTAATGGAAATTATGGATCAGAAAGTTCATCTTTTTCTCTTTGTGAAAGTGTGTGATAATTGGGACACCGATCCAGAGCGTTATCGCGAAATGAGACTGGATTTTTAA